The Apostichopus japonicus isolate 1M-3 chromosome 12, ASM3797524v1, whole genome shotgun sequence sequence GATAAACCAATATATGGATATATTGTCCAGCACCATCAATTTGGATATGAAAACATTAGTCGCAGTGAAATGATTCATGCTAACACAAAACAATATACCATACAGGTGAGTGCCTTTTTCCAAGAATAGACAAGAAAATGTCTGTATTGAATAGTATTGCACATTCAAGATGTGGAagagagtgctgaggttgtatGATGATAGCTATATATGTGGAATACTTTTAATATTGCTGTTCCTCATAGATGGCATACAGACAGGGTTTACCATTTTACAATACTATCATCTTTCAACAAGATTCTGTAAAGAGTGTGCTAATTCATTTGAACAATATTTAAATGCCCACCAAAGAAATTTGTCAAATCCACATGCAACcccttttgaaatattttataaatgccTATGTATATACTGCAGTAACATCAAATATGGGTTAATAATCCTCATTCTAATCAGTCAAggaaatataatatcatataatgCTTGCATAATGAAAATATCCAAAGTGTTTGCTTTAAACTCACTCTATTGATGGACACAGGATACATTTATATAGATTGCTGTATTGTTTTATCTACATCCCAAAATGCACCTTGTTATGGAGATACTGTAGTGGTAACTTGGCCAATGATGGACAAGAGATATATAGATTGCTGTACTGTCTTAACTACATCCCAAAATGCACATAGTTATGGAGTTACTGTAGTGGTAACTTGGCCAAGGATGGACAAGAGATATATAGATTGCTGTACTGTCTTAACTACATCCCAAAATGCACCTTGTTATGGAGTTACTGTAGTGGTAACTTGGCCAATGATGGACAAGAGATATATAGATTGCTGTACTGTCTTAACTACATCCCAAAATGCACCTTGTTATGGAGTTACTGTAGTGGTAACTTGGCCAATGATGGACAAGAGATATATAGATTGCTGTACTGTCTTAACTACATCCCAAAATGGCCATAGTTATGGAGATACTGTAGTGGTAACTTGGCCAATGATGGACAAGAGATATATAGATTGCTGTACTGTCTTAACTACATCCCAAAATGGCCATAGTTATGGAGATACTGTAGTGGTAACTTGGCCAATGATGGACAAGAGATATATAGATTGCTGTACTGTCTTAACTACATCCCAAAATGCACCTTGTTATGGAGTTACTGTAGTGGTAACTTGGCCAATGATGGACAAGAGATATATAGATTGCTGTACTGTCTTAACTACATCCCAAAATGCACATAGTTATGGAGTTACTGTAGTGGTAACTTGGCCAATGATGGACAAGAGATATATAGATTGCTGTACTGTCTTAACTACATCCCAAAATGCACATAGTTATGGAGTTACTGTAGTGGTAACTTGGCCAAGGATGGACAAGAGATATATAGATTGCTGTACTGTCTTAACTACATCCCAAAATGCACCTTGTTATGGAGTTACTGTAGTTGTAACTTGGCCAATGATGGACAAGAGATATATAGATTGCTGTACTGTCTTAACTACATCCCAAAATGCACATAGTTATGGAGATACTGTAGTGGTAACTTGGCCAATGATGGACAAGAGATATATAGATTGCTGTACTGTCTTAACTACATCCCAAAATGCACCTTGTTATGGAGTTACTGTAGTGGTAACTTGGCCAATGATGGACAAGAGATATATAGATTGCTGTACTGTCTTAACTACATCCCAAAATGCACCTTGTTATGGAGTTACTGTAGTGGTAACTTGGCCAATGATGGACAAGAGATATATAGATTGCTGTACTGTCTTAACTACATCCCAAAATGGCCATAGTTATGGAGTTACTGTAGTGGTAACTTGGCCAATGATGGACAAGAGATATATAGATTGCTGTACTGTCTTAACTACATCCCAAAATGCACATAGTTATGGAGTTACTGTAGTGGTAACTTGGCCAATGATGGACAAGAGATATATAGATTGCTGTACTGTCTTAACTACATCCCAAAATGCACATAGTTATGGAGTTACTGTAGTGGTAACTTGGCCAAGGATGGACAAGAGATATATAGATTGCTGTACTGTCTTAACTACATCCCAAAATGCACATAGTTATGGAGATACTGTAGTGGTAACTTGGCCAATGATGGACAAGAGATATATAGATTGCTGTACTGTCTTAACTACATCCCAAAATGCACCTTGTTATAAAGTTACTGTAGTGGTAACTTGGCCAATGATGGACAAGAGATATATAGATTGCTGTACTGTCTTAACTACATCCCAAAATGCACATAGTTATGGACTTACTGTAGTGCTGACTTGGCCAAGGATGGACACGGTTAGTGAGTAATTGGTAAAGTTTCCTCgccaaatttttcttgtaatttAGATCTGAACAAATGCAGCTGGGAAAATCCCTAAAAGTTTCTGCcataatttcttgttttgttctCCCTAGGCTTTGCAGGAAAACACTCAATATACTGTGTGCGTCAACATTTTATTTGATAACATCACCATTCCTGATGCAGTACTAAGAGATCAATGCCTGGAAGTAAAGACCAAAGCCAGCACTACACCAACAGAATCACTCATCTTAATAGCAGTCATCTGTGGAgctatttttgtcatttttctacTTCTCTTCATTTTGGTCGTTTGCTGCACAAAAAAACGACAGAATgagaaaaccaaagaaaaagcTGGAACATACCCGTCAATGAGTTGGCGGAGAACGCAAGAAAGAGGCAGCTACCGGGACCAGTCATTCCTCTCTGATAATGACAGGAATGAAGCTGTACAATTTAATGATGAACTGTTCcatcaaaatcaaacaaacaatgcTTCCCGAGAGAGCTACGATGACGATGTTTTTACCACATTGCCTAACAAACCTTTGTACATGAACCAACACCAGATTGCTATCCGTTCCTCATCAGCTTGTGAGGCACCACGCTTGGCCCCACCCATGGAGCAAAGAGAGAGTAGGGTGCACTCTAGTAAGATTGCTATCCGTTCCTCATCAGCTTGTGAGGCACCACGCTTGGCCCCACCCATGGATCAAAGAGAGAGTAGGGTGCACTCTAGTAGTCTGGCACAAACTAGTAGCATGACACATGCAAATTATAGAGAACTACCGCCATCTATCAGTAATCACATGATGAGGTCTCCCACCACAAGAGACAAAGATGCCTCGGGAGACTTTGACATGGGAGGATCATACTTCATACATCGCAGCTAATGGCTGTGAAATAATCACACATTGATGCCATCTAGAAAAAAACTACTGACCGTGTTGATCttaatcaattttaaaatatattgctGATGGTAATATTACAGCAAGCATAATTGAATGAAAACAGACTCTTAGCTGCTTATGCTATCAAAGTATATTGCTAATGGTATTATTTCAGCAAGCATAATTGAATGTGAAACAGACTCTTAGCTGCTTATGCTATCAAAGTATATTGCTGATAGTAACATTTCAGTAAGCATAATTGAATGTGAAACAGACTTTTAGCTGCTATGCTATCAAAGTATATTGCTAATGGTATTATTTCAGCAAGCAAAATTGAAAGTGAAACAGACTCTTAGCTGCTTATGCTATCAAAGTATATTACTGATAGTAACATTTCAGTAAGCATAATTGAATGTGAAACAGACTTTTAGCTGCTATGCTATCAAAGTATATTGCTAATGGTATTATTTCAGCAAGCAAAATTGAAAGTGAAACAGACTCTTAGCTGCTTATGCTATCAAAGTATATTACTGATAGTAACATTTCAGTAAGCATAATTGAATGTGAAACAGACTCTTAGCTGCTTATGCTATCAAAGTATATTGCTGATAGTAACATTTCAGTAAGCATAGGTTTTAATGTGGAACAGACTTTTAGCTGCTACTGTATGCTATCAAACTATGATACTGTTGGTGATATTTCAGCAAGCATAATTGAATGTAAAACAGACGCTAAGCTGATTATACTATCAAAGTTATTAATTGCTTGTCACAAAGTTTAATAAGTAATCAAACTTCTACTTTTCTATTTATGTTCAATGTTGATCTCGTCAACCTGTGGATACCaggtaaattaaatttacatttacTGTGGTGCCAATATAGAAACTTGTATAAAAAATCAAGTTTGTCCTGAATTGTACACGACTATTGTCTTGGTATGTAAAAGTATAATAAACTGTTGAATTCAAGCAATGGGTCCTGGTTCCAGCTTTGACTTTACAAGATTATTGTCTTGGTATGTAAAAGTATAATGAACTGTTGAATTCAAGCAATGGGTCCTAGTTCCATCTTTGACTTGTCTTGGTGTGTAAAAGTATAATAAACTGTTGAATCCTAGCAATGGGTCCTGGTTCCAGCTTTGACTTTACAAGATTATTGTCTTGGTATGCAAAAGTATAATAAACTGTTGAATTCTAGCAAAAGGTCCTGGTTCCAGCTTTGAATTGACAGGATTATTGTCTTGGTATGTTAAAGTATAATAAACTGTTGAATTCTAGCGATGGGTCCTGGTTCCATCTTTGACTTTACAAGATTATTGTCTTGGTATGCAAAAGTATAATAAACTGTTGAATTCTAGCAATGGGTCCTGGTTCCAGCTTTGACTTTACAAGATTATTGTCTTGGTATGTAAAAGTATAATAAACTGTTGAATCCTAGCAATGGGTCCTGGTTCCAGCTTTGACTTTACAAGATTATTGTCTTGGTATGCAAAAGTATAATAAACTGTTGAATTCTAGCAAAGGGTCCTGGATCCAGCTTTGACTTTACAAGATTATTGTCTTGGTATGTAAAAGTATAATAAACTGTTGAATCCTAGCAACGGGTCCTGGTTCCAGCTTTGACTTTACAAGATTATTGTCTTGGTATGTAAAAGTATAATAAACTGTTGAATTCTAGCAAAGGGTCCTGGATCCAGCTTTGACTTTACAAGATTATTGTCTTGGTATGTTAAAGTATAATAAACTGTTGAATCCTAGCAATGGGTCCTGGTTCCAGCTTTGACTTTACAAGATTATTGTCTTGGTATGCAAAAGTATAATAAACTGTTGAATTCTAGCAATGGGTCCTGGTTCCAGCTTTGACTTTACAAGATTATTGTCTTGGTATGTAAAAGTATAATAAACTGTTGAATCCTAGCAATGGGTCCTGGTTCCAGTTTTGACTTTAC is a genomic window containing:
- the LOC139978038 gene encoding uncharacterized protein; protein product: MELLYIITLINIHIAQCQQHESPLPSSPHNGMPPMNRPTIQQIPPDRRGSVQPVLPRSCASSPCQNGGTCVETKNSSNSYTCKCRPLYLGGRCEQVIKSPNKVKLVEKGLHHLRVSWTTPELDKPIYGYIVQHHQFGYENISRSEMIHANTKQYTIQALQENTQYTVCVNILFDNITIPDAVLRDQCLEVKTKASTTPTESLILIAVICGAIFVIFLLLFILVVCCTKKRQNEKTKEKAGTYPSMSWRRTQERGSYRDQSFLSDNDRNEAVQFNDELFHQNQTNNASRESYDDDVFTTLPNKPLYMNQHQIAIRSSSACEAPRLAPPMEQRESRVHSSKIAIRSSSACEAPRLAPPMDQRESRVHSSSLAQTSSMTHANYRELPPSISNHMMRSPTTRDKDASGDFDMGGSYFIHRS